One genomic window of Punica granatum isolate Tunisia-2019 chromosome 1, ASM765513v2, whole genome shotgun sequence includes the following:
- the LOC116192898 gene encoding ACT domain-containing protein ACR8-like codes for MDWSACSDEYEKLVFRLNTPRVVIDNSVCSTSTIVKVDSARKHGILLEAVQVLTDLNLSIKKAYISSDGKWFMDVFHVTDQLGNKLTDTKVINYIEQSLGTIHYGRTNFSNGLTALELTGTDRVGLLSEVFAVLADLQCNVVEANVWTHNGRIASLIYVKDCNSGSPIQDSQHINRIEGRLRNVLKGDNDIKSARTSVSLAVTHTERRLHQMMFADRDYERKPILQLTSDSSPTVTVQNWVEWGYSVINVQCKDRTKLLFDLVCTLTDMEYVVFHGTIKTAADKASMEFYIKHSDGTPINSEAERQRVIQCLQAAVERRASKGVRLELCKTDKQGLLADVTRTFRENGLNVTRAEISTKMDTALNVFYVTDALGNQADPKLIEEVRHRIGLSNLKVKELPLVYHQKPENEDEETVGVAGAVLLSIGSLVRRNLYNLGLIRSCS; via the exons ATGGATTGGTCTGCTTGTTCTGATGAATACGAGAAGCTTGTGTTCCGGCTCAACACTCCGAG GGTCGTAATCGACAACAGCGTTTGCTCCACCTCCACTATCGTGAAG GTCGACAGCGCGAGAAAACACGGTATCCTTCTGGAGGCGGTGCAGGTCCTCACAGATCTCAACCTCTCCATCAAGAAGGCATACATCTCCTCTGATGGCAAGTGGTTCATGGACG TCTTCCATGTGACCGATCAACTCGGCAATAAATTGACGGACACTAAAGTTATCAACTACATCGAACAG TCCCTTGGCACCATTCACTACGGAAGGACCAATTTTTCCAACGGTCTTACTGCCCTCGAGTTAACAGGAACGGACCGTGTGGGTCTCTTATCGGAGGTTTTTGCTGTTCTGGCCGACTTGCAGTGCAATGTGGTGGAGGCCAATGTGTGGACGCACAACGGGAGGATTGCATCCCTTATCTATGTGAAGGACTGTAATTCCGGGTCCCCTATCCAGGATTCACAGCACATTAATAGGATTGAAGGGAGGTTGAGAAACGTTCTCAAGGGGGACAATGATATTAAGAGCGCGAGAACATCTGTATCGTTGGCTGTTACGCACACAGAAAGGAGGCTACATCAGATGATGTTTGCTGACAGGGACTATGAGAGGAAGCCAATCCTGCAGCTCACTTCTGATTCTTCTCCGACAGTAACTGTGCAGAATTGGGTCGAGTGGGGATACTCGGTTATCAATGTTCAGTGCAAGGACAGGACAAAGCTTCTGTTCGATCTTGTCTGCACGTTGACGGATATGGAGTATGTCGTGTTTCACGGGACAATAAAGACGGCAGCTGACAAGGCTTCTATG GAATTCTACATCAAGCACTCAGATGGAACTCCGATTAACTCTGAAGCTGAGAGACAGCGGGTGATTCAATGCCTACAAGCTGCGGTGGAAAGAAGAGCATCGAAG GGTGTGAGGTTAGAATTATGCAAAACAGATAAACAGGGTCTTCTAGCGGATGTCACGAGAACGTTTCGGGAGAACGGTCTGAACGTCACGAGGGCAGAGATATCTACCAAGATGGATACGGCTCTGAACGTGTTCTATGTTACAGATGCACTCGGGAACCAGGCGGACCCGAAACTCATCGAGGAAGTGAGGCACAGAATCGGGCTGAGTAATCTTAAGGTCAAGGAACTGCCCCTGGTATACCACCAAAAGCCAGAGAATGAGGACGAGGAAACAGTCGGGGTCGCCGGGGCAGTTCTGTTATCTATCGGGAGCCTAGTGAGGAGGAATTTGTACAACTTGGGACTCATCAGGTCTTGTTCCTAA